AACGAGTTTTGCGCCTTCTCTGTAGATGGCCTGCGCAAGGACAGTTGCCGTGGTTGTTCCGTCACCGGCGACATCGCTTGTCTTGCTTGCCACTTCTTTTACCATCTGGGCTCCCATATTCTCGAACCTGTCCTCAAGCTCGATCTCCTTGGCAACGGTAACCCCGTCCTTTGTTACTGTCGGTGAGCCGAATGATTTTTCCAGGATGACATTACGCCCCTTAGGGCCGAGGGTCACCTTTACGGCATCCGCCAGTGCGTTGACGCCCTTTAAAAGCGCCTCCCGTACATTCTGATCGTACTTTATCTCTTTAGCCATTCTTTCTTCCTCCTTCTTTTAATCGTTCAAGATGGCAAAAACATCATCTTCTCTGAGGATAAGGTGTTCCTCACCATCAATCTTAATCTCTGTGCCAGAATACTTGCCAAACAGTATCTTGTCGCCAGCCTTCACCTGTAATGCCGCCTTTTGCCCGTTATCGAGGATTTTGCCGTCGCCTACCGCAACGACCACGCCTTCCTGCGGTTTTTCCTTTGCAGCATCAGGAATAATGATACCTCCCTTCGTCTTTTCCTCCTCTTCGATTCTCTTCACAAGGATCCTGTCGTATAATGGTTTGATCTTCATCGTATCACGCTCCTTTCGCAAAAATAGTATTTTAGCAATTGTGAAAAACGATTGCTAAATAAAATATAAGGATACTAAGGACTTTTTGTCAATACCGGAAGGCTAAATTTTTAAAAGAAGGTCGACACCTTCCCTGTACCATCTGGAAAATTGCTCATTTTCCTGTTTGTTGCCGGCGGCATCGGTCATAATGGAGGC
This portion of the Syntrophorhabdaceae bacterium genome encodes:
- a CDS encoding TCP-1/cpn60 chaperonin family protein, with translation MAKEIKYDQNVREALLKGVNALADAVKVTLGPKGRNVILEKSFGSPTVTKDGVTVAKEIELEDRFENMGAQMVKEVASKTSDVAGDGTTTATVLAQAIYREGAKLV
- the groES gene encoding co-chaperone GroES; amino-acid sequence: MKIKPLYDRILVKRIEEEEKTKGGIIIPDAAKEKPQEGVVVAVGDGKILDNGQKAALQVKAGDKILFGKYSGTEIKIDGEEHLILREDDVFAILND